In one window of Qipengyuania profundimaris DNA:
- a CDS encoding copper-binding protein: MRTLTYIILLAAPLALAACDAADDTSETMMPDEMANSDSMPMSGEMPMAEETGGEQSASAEGTVTAIDPEAGTVTIEHSPVESIGWPAMTMAFEADAQILEQVSIGEGIAFEFRTGTEGSVVTSVTPR, translated from the coding sequence ATGCGTACCCTAACCTACATAATCCTGCTCGCGGCACCGCTGGCGCTTGCAGCCTGCGATGCTGCGGACGATACCTCCGAGACCATGATGCCTGACGAAATGGCGAACTCGGACAGTATGCCCATGTCAGGCGAAATGCCGATGGCGGAGGAGACCGGCGGCGAGCAGAGCGCCAGCGCGGAGGGAACGGTTACAGCCATCGATCCCGAGGCGGGCACCGTGACCATCGAGCATAGTCCGGTCGAAAGTATCGGATGGCCGGCAATGACCATGGCCTTCGAAGCCGACGCGCAGATCCTCGAACAGGTCAGTATCGGTGAGGGAATAGCCTTCGAATTTCGTACTGGAACCGAAGGCAGTGTCGTTACCTCGGTGACGCCGCGATAG
- a CDS encoding efflux RND transporter permease subunit, with protein sequence MIARIIDASIANRLFIVLAAVAVTLAGFWAVRTTPVDALPDLSDVQVVVRSNYPGQAPRIVEDQVTYPLATTMLSVPGAKTVRGYSMFGDSYVYIIFEDGTDLYWARSRVLEYLNQVQVRLPDGVTSTLGPDATGVGWIYEYALIDRSGGHDLAGLRSLQDWFLRYELKTIPGIAEVASVGGMVKQYQVVLEPYRMASLGVTHAEIVSAIQSANQEAGGSIVEMGEAEYMVRASGYLGDLDDFRAIPLRAVSGGVPVTLGDVATIQVGPELRRGIAELNGEGEVAGGIIVLRQGADARSAIQAVEQKLDDLQASLPEGVEIVTTYDRSQLIDASIENLTTKLIEEFIVVALVCALFLWHARSALVAIITLPLGVLAAFIVMRIQGVNANIMSLGGIAIAVGAMVDAAVVMIENAHKHLERWEHENPDTVLAVKERWRIIADASKEVGPALFFSLLIITLSFLPVFTLQAQEGRLFAPLAFTKTYAMAAAAILSVTLVPVMMGWLIRGKIPSEDSNFLNRWLTKIYRPGLDWVMRRPKATLVIAALIFLTTAIPFTRLGGEFLPPLDEGDLLYMPSALPGLSPGEASALLQRTDRLIKSVPEVETVFGKAGRADTATDPAPLTMFETTIRFKPREEWREGMTPDLLVEELDRVVQVPGLANVWVPPIRNRIDMLATGIKSPIGVKVSGDDLDQLERVALDVERIAKTVPGVSSALAERLSGGRYVDVDIDRMAAARYGLNIADIQQIVSGAVGGANVARTVEGLARYPINVRYPREIRDSVEELRALPVLTPSGQQITLGTVARIAVSDGPPMLKSEQGRLTSYIYVDVRGRDLTSVVADLQEVVAAGADLPAGVSLSYAGQFEYLTRAYERLKVVVPATLAIIFLLLYLIFRRWDEALLIMGTLPFALTGGYWLLYLMGYNQSVATAVGFIALAGVSAEFGVVMLIYLKAALERRRGDLSAEEVDEAIREGALLRVRPKAMTVAVILAGLFPILIGTGAGSEVMSRIAAPMVGGMITAPLLSMFLLPAAYLLLRRPRPEKPANSQGEEECVP encoded by the coding sequence ATGATTGCTCGGATAATTGATGCCTCGATCGCCAACCGCCTGTTTATCGTTCTCGCCGCCGTCGCGGTAACGCTGGCCGGTTTCTGGGCGGTGCGCACGACGCCGGTCGACGCGTTGCCCGATCTGTCCGATGTGCAGGTTGTGGTACGGTCAAACTATCCGGGGCAGGCCCCCCGGATCGTCGAGGACCAAGTCACCTACCCCCTGGCAACGACCATGCTTTCGGTGCCGGGGGCGAAAACCGTCCGCGGCTACTCGATGTTCGGCGACAGCTATGTCTATATCATCTTCGAGGACGGTACCGACCTCTACTGGGCGCGATCGCGTGTGCTCGAATATCTCAACCAGGTGCAGGTCCGCCTGCCCGATGGCGTGACGAGCACGCTCGGCCCCGATGCCACCGGGGTAGGGTGGATCTACGAATATGCGCTGATCGATCGCAGCGGCGGACACGACCTTGCCGGACTGCGCAGCCTGCAGGACTGGTTCCTGCGCTACGAGCTCAAGACAATCCCCGGCATTGCCGAGGTCGCCAGCGTCGGAGGAATGGTCAAGCAATACCAGGTCGTGCTCGAGCCTTACCGGATGGCCTCGCTCGGCGTGACTCACGCCGAGATCGTGAGCGCAATCCAGTCCGCCAACCAGGAAGCGGGCGGCTCGATCGTCGAGATGGGCGAAGCCGAATATATGGTCCGTGCCTCGGGTTATCTCGGCGACCTCGACGATTTCAGGGCGATCCCGCTGCGCGCGGTGAGCGGCGGCGTTCCGGTCACGCTGGGCGACGTAGCGACGATCCAGGTCGGCCCCGAACTGCGCCGAGGCATCGCCGAGCTCAATGGCGAAGGCGAGGTTGCCGGCGGCATCATCGTCCTGCGCCAGGGTGCGGATGCAAGAAGCGCAATACAGGCCGTCGAACAGAAACTCGACGACTTGCAGGCAAGCCTTCCCGAAGGCGTCGAGATCGTCACGACCTACGATCGCTCTCAGCTCATCGATGCGTCTATAGAGAACCTCACCACGAAGCTCATCGAAGAGTTTATCGTCGTGGCGCTCGTATGCGCGCTGTTCCTCTGGCACGCGCGCTCGGCACTTGTCGCCATCATCACCCTGCCTTTGGGCGTGCTCGCGGCCTTCATCGTGATGCGCATCCAGGGCGTCAATGCCAACATCATGTCGCTGGGTGGAATAGCCATCGCGGTCGGTGCGATGGTCGATGCCGCCGTCGTCATGATTGAGAACGCGCACAAGCATCTCGAGCGATGGGAACACGAGAATCCCGATACCGTGCTCGCGGTGAAGGAACGCTGGCGGATCATCGCCGATGCATCGAAGGAAGTGGGACCGGCGTTGTTCTTCAGTCTGCTGATCATTACGCTGTCGTTCCTACCGGTCTTCACCCTGCAGGCGCAGGAAGGGCGGTTGTTCGCTCCGCTCGCTTTCACCAAGACCTATGCCATGGCGGCCGCGGCCATTCTGTCGGTAACGCTGGTGCCGGTAATGATGGGATGGCTGATCCGTGGGAAGATCCCTTCGGAGGATTCCAATTTTCTCAACCGCTGGCTGACGAAAATCTATCGTCCGGGGCTCGACTGGGTCATGCGGCGCCCAAAGGCAACGCTGGTGATCGCGGCGCTGATCTTCCTGACCACCGCGATCCCCTTCACCCGGCTTGGCGGCGAGTTCCTCCCGCCGCTCGATGAAGGCGATTTGCTTTATATGCCGAGCGCGCTGCCCGGCCTCTCCCCCGGCGAGGCTTCGGCGCTGCTGCAGCGCACCGATCGCCTGATCAAGTCGGTCCCCGAGGTGGAAACGGTGTTCGGCAAGGCGGGGCGCGCCGATACAGCGACGGATCCGGCTCCCCTGACGATGTTCGAAACGACGATCCGCTTCAAGCCGCGCGAGGAGTGGCGCGAGGGAATGACGCCCGATCTGCTGGTCGAGGAACTTGACCGGGTCGTCCAGGTGCCGGGCCTCGCCAATGTCTGGGTGCCGCCGATCCGCAACCGGATCGACATGCTCGCGACCGGGATCAAGAGCCCGATCGGGGTCAAGGTTTCAGGCGACGATCTCGATCAACTCGAACGCGTTGCACTCGATGTGGAGCGTATCGCCAAGACCGTGCCTGGCGTGAGTTCCGCCCTGGCCGAGCGGCTGTCGGGCGGTCGGTATGTCGATGTCGATATCGACCGGATGGCGGCCGCGCGATACGGGCTCAACATTGCCGACATCCAGCAGATCGTCTCTGGTGCAGTTGGCGGTGCCAATGTCGCACGGACCGTCGAGGGGCTGGCGCGCTATCCGATCAATGTGCGCTATCCCCGCGAAATCAGGGACAGCGTCGAGGAACTCAGGGCCTTGCCGGTTCTGACGCCGTCCGGCCAACAGATCACGCTTGGCACTGTCGCCCGTATCGCCGTCAGCGACGGTCCGCCCATGCTCAAGAGCGAACAGGGCCGACTGACCAGCTACATCTACGTCGACGTCCGGGGCCGCGATCTTACCTCGGTGGTCGCCGATCTGCAGGAGGTCGTCGCCGCGGGTGCCGATCTTCCTGCCGGCGTCAGCCTGTCCTATGCGGGCCAGTTCGAATATCTGACGCGCGCATATGAGCGACTGAAGGTCGTGGTTCCCGCGACGCTCGCGATCATCTTCCTGCTGCTATATCTCATTTTCCGGCGCTGGGACGAAGCCTTGCTGATCATGGGCACGCTGCCCTTCGCGCTGACGGGCGGATACTGGTTGCTCTATCTGATGGGCTACAACCAGTCGGTGGCGACTGCGGTCGGTTTCATCGCGCTTGCCGGCGTCTCCGCCGAATTCGGCGTGGTGATGCTGATCTACCTGAAAGCCGCACTGGAGCGGCGGCGCGGTGATCTGAGCGCCGAAGAAGTAGACGAGGCCATCCGGGAAGGCGCGCTCCTGCGCGTGCGGCCCAAGGCGATGACCGTCGCAGTCATCCTTGCCGGTCTCTTTCCGATCCTGATCGGCACGGGCGCGGGCTCGGAAGTCATGAGCCGCATCGCCGCGCCGATGGTCGGCGGCATGATCACCGCCCCGCTCCTGTCCATGTTCCTGCTTCCCGCCGCTTATCTGTTGTTGCGGCGCCCCCGTCCGGAAAAACCGGCCAATTCTCAAGGAGAAGAAGAATGCGTACCCTAA
- a CDS encoding efflux RND transporter periplasmic adaptor subunit — protein MGAAWDRLSPRQKSWTMAGTVALISLAAGYGLSQLGEGQGGASDAGGSATECEEVLYWYDPMVPGQHFDEPGNSPFMDMQLVPKCAGEEATAGVRIDPGLVQNFGIRTTEAEYGVLEPEITVTGVLAYNERDVAIVQPRAGGYVQRTYGRAPDDVVGRGAPLADILVPEWGGAQQEYLAVLNSGDEELAQAMRERMRLLGMPPGLISSVGRNGRPQSTITVTAPIGGAITSLGVRPGMTVMAGQTLAEITGFSPIWLEAAVPETQAANVRVGQPVSATLTAFPEERFSGPIVAILPSAEDASRTITVRAQLPNASGRLKPGMFAQVSLTPDTRRALLVPSEAVIRTGRRTIVMVKQDEGGFMPAEVRIGREAGGRTEVLAGLSAGEQVVTSGQFLLDSEASLTGLDVRPVDQADDASTGGEDEPATFGATGTIQSIANGSVTLRHGPVPRLDWPAMTMTFRTKSAAQMRGLETGDRVRFTFTQQDAGPRIESITRAGQ, from the coding sequence ATGGGAGCCGCGTGGGACAGGCTGTCGCCGCGCCAGAAATCCTGGACGATGGCAGGCACGGTCGCGCTCATCAGTCTTGCCGCCGGCTATGGTCTCTCGCAGCTCGGCGAAGGCCAGGGTGGTGCAAGCGACGCGGGCGGCAGTGCGACCGAATGCGAGGAGGTCCTTTACTGGTACGACCCGATGGTGCCGGGGCAGCACTTCGACGAGCCGGGCAATTCGCCCTTCATGGATATGCAGCTGGTGCCCAAGTGCGCGGGCGAGGAGGCCACTGCAGGCGTCAGGATAGATCCCGGCCTGGTGCAGAATTTCGGCATCCGCACCACTGAAGCCGAGTACGGCGTCCTCGAGCCGGAAATAACCGTCACAGGCGTTCTGGCCTACAACGAACGCGACGTCGCGATCGTCCAGCCACGTGCCGGAGGCTATGTACAAAGAACCTACGGCCGCGCGCCCGACGATGTCGTTGGACGGGGCGCGCCGCTCGCGGATATCCTGGTTCCCGAATGGGGCGGAGCGCAGCAGGAGTATCTGGCCGTCCTGAACAGCGGTGATGAAGAACTTGCGCAGGCCATGCGCGAACGCATGCGCCTTTTGGGCATGCCTCCAGGCCTGATCTCATCGGTAGGGCGCAATGGACGTCCGCAGTCCACGATCACCGTTACCGCGCCGATTGGAGGTGCCATCACATCGCTCGGCGTGCGTCCGGGAATGACAGTCATGGCCGGACAGACGCTCGCCGAGATAACCGGTTTCTCACCGATCTGGCTCGAAGCCGCGGTGCCTGAAACGCAGGCGGCGAATGTACGCGTCGGGCAACCTGTCAGCGCGACGCTGACCGCATTCCCCGAGGAACGCTTCTCCGGACCCATTGTCGCTATCCTGCCGAGCGCGGAGGATGCAAGCCGTACGATCACCGTTCGTGCGCAACTGCCCAATGCATCCGGTCGCCTCAAGCCGGGCATGTTCGCACAGGTCTCGCTGACCCCGGACACACGCCGCGCGCTGCTGGTGCCGTCCGAAGCCGTTATCAGGACCGGACGTCGAACCATCGTGATGGTGAAGCAGGACGAGGGCGGTTTCATGCCCGCCGAGGTCCGGATCGGCCGCGAAGCGGGTGGCAGGACCGAGGTTCTGGCCGGTCTGTCGGCCGGCGAACAGGTCGTGACATCGGGTCAGTTCCTGCTCGATTCCGAAGCAAGCCTTACCGGACTCGACGTCCGTCCGGTCGATCAGGCAGATGACGCTTCCACCGGCGGCGAGGACGAACCAGCGACCTTCGGTGCCACCGGCACGATCCAGTCGATCGCCAATGGTTCGGTGACGCTGCGGCATGGTCCTGTGCCCCGGCTCGATTGGCCCGCGATGACCATGACCTTCCGCACGAAGAGCGCGGCGCAAATGCGCGGGCTCGAGACGGGAGACAGGGTGCGCTTCACCTTCACCCAGCAGGATGCCGGCCCCCGGATCGAGTCTATCACGAGGGCCGGACAATGA
- a CDS encoding TolC family protein, with translation MQRITWTAIPVLLALAPASNAQSVGYEEALRAATSDQPQVRTSELRLDARREIADAADELPDPRLRAGIQNLPVSGPAAFELGRQLPTQIQVGIEQEIPNLAKRRARFGMADADIDLAAAQLRQTRYRVRVGAGMAWISLAYAQRALTVADDALAEIEGLVPLARSAVAAGSARPAESLEIRRAVLEVEDMRTRIEADREAAQAMLSRYTALPTATATGTIPSADLDPEGLRAMLQSNPELVVALAQVRQAEARSDLARSERRPDFGVNVSYGRRDPDFGDAISVMGSITLPIFADRRQNPRIAAAEAEAAAAQSARADRLRELEARFETDLAAWRSAYRQWQRATDELLPLAESRVDLERASFAAGRAELLDVIDAIKTLAVLRVDILQREEATVEAAANLRLTYGEYGR, from the coding sequence ATGCAACGAATTACTTGGACCGCGATTCCGGTCCTGCTGGCCCTCGCGCCGGCGAGTAATGCCCAGTCGGTGGGCTATGAAGAAGCTTTGCGAGCAGCAACGAGCGACCAGCCCCAGGTTCGCACAAGCGAGCTGCGACTGGACGCCCGGCGCGAGATCGCCGACGCTGCCGATGAACTGCCCGATCCGCGCCTTCGCGCGGGCATCCAGAACCTGCCGGTAAGCGGGCCGGCTGCGTTCGAGCTGGGTCGCCAGCTCCCTACGCAAATCCAAGTCGGTATCGAACAGGAGATTCCCAATCTCGCGAAACGTCGGGCCCGGTTCGGAATGGCGGACGCCGACATCGACCTTGCCGCAGCACAATTGCGTCAGACCCGTTACAGGGTACGCGTCGGAGCAGGAATGGCATGGATTTCGTTGGCTTATGCCCAACGGGCTCTGACCGTCGCCGACGATGCACTTGCTGAAATCGAGGGGCTCGTACCACTCGCGCGCAGTGCTGTCGCCGCCGGTTCGGCCAGACCCGCCGAAAGTCTGGAAATACGCCGTGCCGTGCTCGAAGTCGAGGATATGCGGACCAGGATCGAGGCCGACCGAGAGGCCGCTCAGGCCATGCTGTCGCGCTATACCGCTCTGCCGACCGCCACCGCGACCGGAACCATCCCTTCGGCCGATCTCGATCCCGAAGGTTTGCGGGCCATGCTTCAAAGCAATCCGGAGCTCGTCGTGGCGCTTGCGCAGGTCCGCCAAGCGGAAGCGAGAAGCGATCTTGCCCGATCGGAAAGGCGTCCGGATTTCGGCGTCAATGTGAGCTATGGACGGCGCGATCCCGATTTTGGCGATGCAATCTCGGTGATGGGTTCGATCACGCTCCCGATTTTCGCGGACCGGCGCCAAAACCCGCGTATAGCCGCCGCCGAAGCCGAAGCGGCTGCGGCACAGTCGGCCAGAGCCGATCGGCTGCGTGAACTCGAAGCCCGGTTCGAAACCGATCTCGCGGCATGGCGCAGCGCTTATCGACAATGGCAGCGCGCGACCGACGAATTGCTTCCCCTTGCCGAAAGCCGCGTGGACCTCGAGCGCGCGAGCTTTGCCGCGGGCCGCGCGGAACTGCTCGACGTCATCGACGCCATCAAAACGCTCGCCGTGCTGCGGGTGGACATTCTGCAACGCGAGGAAGCGACCGTCGAAGCCGCCGCGAACCTGCGACTGACCTATGGGGAGTATGGCCGATGA
- a CDS encoding MBL fold metallo-hydrolase: MLLEKIKTPGLSHLSYLIGSQGKAAVIDPRRDCEIYVERARAEGLEITHIFETHRNEDLITGSPVLAKMTGARVLHGPNPADEIVFADTAREGDVFEIGKLRISVLETPGHTDDHLAFVLHDDDFPEGPVGVFTGDALFVGDVGRTDFYPERAREVAGLLYDSLQKICGLGDQAIIYPAHGAGSVCGSGMANREFSTIGHERRNNPRLQIADREEFIEAKLAEHHYQPPYFRLMERLNVEGTSPAPRILRPKRLMLSDIREIDADHVVDVRDPLAYASGHLPGSICLPVGMISAFAGWFIREGETIALVGSAEDQLASAMTHLVRIGLDSIVGGYVGIVPAAAQGMKMASLPMIGTNEVQDRLERKRDDWTLLDVRDLDERRSGAIEGSDHIYVGELNSRFAELDRERAYSVMCASGMRASVAAGWLQSKGFGKLDIYLGSMGAWQHAS, translated from the coding sequence ATGCTGCTCGAGAAGATAAAGACCCCCGGCCTCTCCCACCTTTCCTATCTGATTGGTTCGCAGGGCAAGGCAGCGGTCATCGATCCGCGCCGGGACTGCGAGATTTATGTCGAGCGTGCCCGCGCCGAAGGGCTGGAGATCACGCATATCTTCGAAACGCACAGGAATGAGGATCTCATCACGGGATCGCCGGTATTGGCCAAAATGACCGGTGCCCGCGTTCTGCACGGTCCAAACCCTGCGGACGAGATTGTTTTCGCCGACACCGCGCGAGAGGGCGACGTTTTCGAGATCGGGAAGTTGCGGATTTCGGTGCTCGAAACTCCCGGTCACACCGACGATCATCTCGCCTTCGTCCTCCATGACGACGATTTTCCCGAAGGACCGGTCGGCGTGTTCACCGGCGATGCGCTCTTCGTTGGCGACGTCGGACGCACCGATTTCTATCCCGAGCGCGCGCGGGAGGTCGCGGGCCTCCTGTACGATTCACTGCAGAAGATTTGCGGTCTGGGTGACCAGGCGATCATTTACCCCGCGCATGGAGCAGGCTCGGTCTGCGGTTCGGGAATGGCGAACCGGGAATTCTCGACCATAGGCCACGAACGTCGCAACAATCCGCGGCTCCAGATAGCCGATCGCGAGGAATTCATCGAGGCGAAGCTCGCCGAGCATCATTACCAGCCACCCTATTTCAGACTGATGGAGCGTCTGAATGTCGAGGGAACATCTCCTGCGCCACGGATCCTGCGACCAAAACGTCTCATGCTCTCGGACATCCGCGAAATCGACGCCGACCATGTCGTCGACGTGCGGGATCCGCTTGCATACGCAAGCGGGCATCTGCCTGGTTCGATATGCCTTCCGGTCGGCATGATTTCGGCGTTTGCGGGCTGGTTCATCAGGGAGGGTGAAACAATCGCCCTCGTCGGATCGGCGGAAGACCAGCTGGCTTCGGCCATGACGCACCTTGTGAGGATCGGGCTCGACTCGATCGTCGGCGGCTATGTCGGTATCGTGCCGGCTGCAGCGCAAGGAATGAAGATGGCGAGCCTTCCGATGATCGGGACGAACGAGGTTCAGGATCGTCTCGAGCGCAAGCGCGACGACTGGACCTTGCTCGATGTGCGTGACCTCGATGAGCGGCGCAGCGGCGCGATCGAGGGATCGGACCACATCTACGTGGGCGAGCTCAATTCCCGCTTCGCCGAGCTCGATCGCGAACGCGCCTATTCCGTCATGTGTGCCAGTGGAATGCGTGCGAGTGTGGCGGCGGGCTGGCTGCAAAGCAAAGGATTTGGCAAGCTCGATATATATCTGGGCTCGATGGGTGCCTGGCAGCACGCGTCGTGA
- a CDS encoding NAD(P)-dependent oxidoreductase — translation MTDAAPLAVFGAGGKTGTEILRHAVRKGIAVRAFEHTLPEPSDRVDNVEYFQCDVLNDDFSSELEGCRAVISALGIGFSPSTTIDPPPLYTEGTRRLVEAMSTTGISQIVVISAAFVEPQPSVPAWFELTARPALHNILEQMRAMEDLLERAKGLKWTAARPGWLLDEPYTGEAVITDERLAEGCFRCRHADLAAAMLEFVCENTWVNAKPAIARPEADRFENVSALKAEFGID, via the coding sequence GTGACCGATGCAGCCCCCCTTGCGGTCTTCGGTGCCGGAGGAAAGACCGGCACGGAAATATTGCGCCATGCGGTCCGCAAGGGCATCGCGGTACGAGCGTTCGAACACACCCTGCCCGAACCATCGGACAGGGTCGACAATGTCGAGTATTTCCAGTGCGACGTTCTCAATGACGACTTCAGCAGCGAGCTTGAAGGTTGTCGTGCGGTCATTTCCGCACTCGGTATAGGGTTCAGTCCATCCACGACGATCGATCCGCCTCCGCTTTACACGGAGGGAACCCGCAGGCTGGTGGAAGCGATGTCGACGACCGGCATTTCCCAGATCGTCGTGATATCGGCGGCGTTTGTAGAGCCGCAACCCAGCGTTCCTGCATGGTTCGAGCTCACGGCAAGACCAGCCTTGCACAATATTCTCGAACAGATGCGCGCCATGGAAGATCTTCTGGAGCGCGCGAAAGGCCTGAAATGGACGGCTGCGCGACCGGGCTGGCTCCTCGACGAACCCTATACGGGTGAAGCCGTCATTACCGACGAGCGTCTTGCCGAGGGTTGCTTTCGTTGCAGGCACGCCGACCTCGCGGCAGCCATGCTCGAATTCGTCTGCGAGAACACCTGGGTCAACGCTAAACCCGCTATCGCCCGGCCAGAAGCAGACCGCTTCGAGAACGTCTCGGCGCTCAAAGCCGAATTCGGGATCGACTAG
- a CDS encoding DUF6692 family protein — protein sequence MNKIALLTLAALPLAACNTNTAVGNDREAQLDPPATAAPIESAASALANLSPGLMLPETMSEADLAALGAENTCQFRLTEVAFPSFVYDNSGRGAIKINGKLIPVTASASGEYANGELRIRTRILDDEGDAGLQMQELIVAGPRMKDEFGFWGYTTCGNSEA from the coding sequence ATGAACAAGATCGCACTTCTGACGCTTGCAGCCCTCCCGCTGGCGGCCTGCAACACCAATACCGCGGTCGGCAATGATCGCGAAGCGCAGCTCGATCCTCCGGCGACGGCAGCTCCGATAGAGAGTGCTGCGAGCGCTCTTGCCAACCTCAGCCCCGGCCTCATGCTGCCCGAGACCATGAGCGAGGCGGACCTCGCCGCGCTGGGAGCCGAAAACACGTGCCAGTTCCGCCTGACCGAGGTCGCTTTTCCGTCATTCGTCTACGACAACAGCGGTCGCGGGGCCATCAAGATCAACGGCAAGCTGATCCCTGTTACGGCAAGCGCCTCGGGTGAGTATGCGAATGGTGAGCTTCGTATCCGTACGCGCATTCTCGATGACGAAGGAGACGCGGGCTTGCAAATGCAGGAGCTCATCGTCGCCGGCCCCCGGATGAAGGACGAGTTCGGGTTCTGGGGGTACACGACTTGCGGCAACAGCGAAGCGTGA
- a CDS encoding DUF305 domain-containing protein codes for MTESTSHSDKGGGGNYWRFMAMVSTSTVIMFFLMYANSFDMDDVFWSETRFWMMFVMGAMMMVVMLLFMWGMYKDRTKNFIILGVGALVFALALWLVRSQTTVDDTEYMAAMIPHHSIAIMTSERASLKDPRVRELAQAIIVAQRREIAEMKYLIEDIEENGPRTEERLPEEMQQ; via the coding sequence ATGACTGAAAGCACATCCCACTCGGATAAGGGAGGGGGCGGGAACTACTGGCGATTCATGGCCATGGTATCGACCTCGACCGTGATCATGTTCTTCCTGATGTACGCCAACAGCTTCGACATGGACGACGTGTTCTGGAGCGAGACGCGCTTCTGGATGATGTTCGTCATGGGCGCGATGATGATGGTGGTCATGCTTCTCTTCATGTGGGGCATGTACAAGGACCGGACCAAGAACTTCATCATCCTGGGCGTCGGAGCCCTCGTATTCGCACTCGCGCTATGGCTCGTACGCAGCCAGACCACGGTCGACGACACCGAATACATGGCCGCGATGATCCCGCACCACTCGATCGCGATCATGACCAGCGAGAGGGCGAGCCTGAAGGATCCGCGGGTTCGCGAACTTGCGCAGGCCATCATCGTCGCGCAGCGGCGTGAGATCGCCGAGATGAAATATCTCATCGAGGACATCGAGGAGAACGGTCCACGCACCGAAGAACGCCTGCCCGAGGAGATGCAGCAATGA
- a CDS encoding potassium channel family protein, with protein sequence MIAALILAIALFLASVGVHLSILGAGHRMLDAPGNFSAKLGVALLVLASHLLVATLFAGGFWLGAELGLGGFDKTPAMSAMDYFYFSLINVTTLGLGDIYPTEHLRVIAGVEALTGFALISCSAQLFWTMMKEGENA encoded by the coding sequence ATGATCGCCGCACTAATTCTCGCCATTGCACTTTTCCTAGCCTCGGTCGGCGTGCATCTGTCGATCCTCGGCGCAGGGCATCGCATGCTCGACGCACCCGGAAATTTCTCCGCCAAACTTGGGGTCGCGCTTCTCGTCCTGGCATCGCACCTGCTTGTCGCGACGCTCTTCGCTGGCGGTTTCTGGCTGGGCGCGGAGCTGGGCCTCGGCGGGTTCGACAAGACGCCGGCGATGAGTGCGATGGACTATTTCTATTTCTCGCTGATCAACGTGACCACGCTGGGGCTCGGCGACATCTACCCGACCGAGCACCTGCGCGTCATTGCCGGCGTCGAAGCCTTGACCGGCTTCGCGCTCATCAGCTGCTCGGCACAATTGTTCTGGACCATGATGAAGGAAGGAGAAAACGCATGA